One segment of Syntrophales bacterium DNA contains the following:
- a CDS encoding biopolymer transporter ExbD — protein sequence MKISKRYSGKTRIEMIPLIDVMFLLLATFIFAILSMTIHRGIQVDLPAASTSCVDKKDFTEIGISSEGKIFFDKDEVSEAELLSRLISLRGKSPETKVIIRGDRRAPYERVISVMDLVRRSGIAGLSLETRWKK from the coding sequence ATGAAGATTTCAAAGCGGTACTCCGGCAAAACAAGAATCGAGATGATACCTTTAATTGATGTCATGTTTCTTCTCTTGGCCACCTTTATATTCGCGATCCTCTCCATGACCATCCATCGGGGGATACAGGTTGATCTGCCTGCCGCCTCAACCTCTTGTGTTGACAAAAAAGACTTCACGGAGATAGGCATTTCTTCGGAGGGAAAGATATTTTTTGATAAAGATGAGGTAAGTGAGGCGGAACTCCTTTCACGGTTAATCTCCCTTCGTGGTAAATCCCCGGAAACGAAGGTTATTATCAGGGGAGATAGAAGGGCTCCTTATGAGAGGGTTATCTCTGTCATGGATTTGGTGAGGAGATCCGGCATTGCCGGCCTGTCTCTGGAGACAAGGTGGAAAAAGTAA
- a CDS encoding MotA/TolQ/ExbB proton channel family protein: protein MLDYFFQGGPIMYPLLLCSLISLTVIIERTIFWVREERNRDRRLLDELMSLIEKEQYAEAKSITGNTRDFVIGVIVCGVVHRDFSLRDAMQMSADEEIARMKRYLPVLDTMVTLSPLLGILGTVTGIIYSFNMLGIVGVEHPQMITAGIAQALITTAFGLIIAIPALICYNYFLLRVEKAALEMEKYGTNLEIIFEKNRNGRNSQK from the coding sequence ATGTTAGACTATTTTTTTCAGGGGGGACCGATCATGTATCCCCTTCTTCTGTGTTCCCTCATATCTCTGACGGTAATCATTGAACGGACGATATTCTGGGTAAGAGAGGAAAGGAATCGCGACAGGAGATTGCTGGATGAGTTGATGTCCCTGATAGAAAAGGAGCAGTATGCAGAGGCAAAAAGTATCACCGGGAACACCCGTGATTTTGTCATCGGGGTCATCGTCTGCGGCGTGGTTCATCGTGATTTTTCTCTCAGAGATGCTATGCAGATGAGCGCCGATGAAGAGATCGCCCGGATGAAACGATACCTGCCTGTTCTTGATACAATGGTCACCCTTTCTCCCCTTCTCGGCATCCTCGGAACGGTAACGGGGATAATCTATTCATTTAATATGCTGGGTATTGTAGGTGTGGAGCATCCCCAGATGATTACCGCGGGTATTGCCCAGGCTCTCATCACCACCGCCTTTGGTCTGATCATCGCCATCCCGGCCCTCATATGTTATAATTATTTTTTATTGAGGGTTGAAAAAGCTGCACTGGAGATGGAAAAGTACGGCACCAACTTAGAAATAATCTTTGAGAAAAACAGGAACGGGAGAAATTCGCAAAAATGA
- a CDS encoding radical SAM protein, which produces MEEYPSFEMGPSRPPSEARSLLLRLTRSCPWNRCEFCTTNKGKKFSIRTVEEIKKDIETVKTIREKIYALSRGNGNEGNKRAAARVHENPPNESFWMVSLWLFYGGKTVFLQDANSIVLRTPDMVEVLKFLKQMLPTVDRITSYGSSKVTAHKSLEELKEIHEAGLSRLHIGIESGCDEVLKYVQKGATAEEHIRAGQNVVASGISLSEYVMPGLGGRKWSQKHALETARVINEIKPDFIRLRSLVLREDLPLYEKYKSGEFDLLSDDEVVGEIAEFVRELNVSSNLLSDHVENLLPEVEGELPEDKEKVLEVINRYLSLPPEERLIYRLGRRTGHYNGLGDLYHPTKRARMERLLQEIQGSGKDVEEVIFSLKQGYLV; this is translated from the coding sequence ATGGAAGAATATCCAAGCTTTGAAATGGGGCCCTCCCGGCCTCCCAGTGAGGCCCGTTCCCTGCTTCTCCGCCTGACCAGAAGCTGTCCGTGGAACAGGTGTGAGTTCTGTACCACCAACAAGGGTAAAAAGTTCTCCATAAGAACGGTGGAGGAAATTAAAAAGGACATTGAAACGGTAAAAACAATTCGAGAAAAAATATATGCCCTCTCCCGGGGAAACGGAAACGAAGGTAACAAAAGGGCAGCGGCCCGTGTCCACGAAAATCCTCCTAACGAAAGTTTCTGGATGGTTTCGCTGTGGCTGTTCTATGGCGGCAAGACGGTATTTTTGCAGGATGCCAATAGTATCGTCTTGCGCACCCCTGATATGGTTGAGGTGTTGAAATTTTTAAAGCAGATGCTGCCTACCGTTGATCGTATCACTTCCTACGGAAGCTCAAAGGTAACGGCCCACAAATCTCTGGAGGAGTTAAAGGAAATCCACGAGGCCGGTCTTTCGAGGTTGCACATCGGCATCGAAAGCGGCTGCGACGAGGTGTTGAAGTATGTCCAGAAAGGGGCGACTGCCGAGGAACACATCAGGGCCGGACAAAATGTCGTCGCCTCCGGGATCTCTCTCTCAGAGTATGTTATGCCAGGTCTGGGGGGAAGGAAATGGTCACAGAAACATGCCCTCGAAACGGCAAGGGTAATCAACGAAATAAAGCCGGACTTTATCCGTCTCCGCTCCCTGGTCTTGAGAGAAGACCTTCCCCTCTATGAGAAGTACAAGAGTGGCGAGTTTGATCTCCTCTCCGACGACGAAGTGGTTGGGGAAATAGCCGAATTTGTGAGAGAATTAAATGTTAGCAGCAATCTCTTAAGTGATCATGTCGAGAACCTCCTGCCCGAGGTTGAGGGCGAACTACCGGAGGATAAGGAGAAGGTCCTGGAGGTGATCAACCGGTACCTCTCCCTTCCGCCGGAAGAAAGGCTCATCTACCGTTTGGGCAGGCGGACCGGCCATTACAATGGCCTCGGCGATCTTTACCATCCGACAAAACGGGCCCGCATGGAAAGGCTGCTCCAGGAGATACAGGGGAGCGGTAAAGACGTAGAAGAGGTTATCTTCAGCCTGAAACAGGGCTACCTTGTCTGA
- a CDS encoding MOSC domain-containing protein, with the protein MKGKILSVNIGKEKGEKKKNIGTCRFIKDLGVANDAHAGPGIRQVSFLAKESIEKIRHRGIEVSYGDFAENITTEGIVLHLLPVGTKLRIGESALVRITQIGKECHERCSIFYQVGDCVMPTEGIFAEVLTEGEVKVGDLIEVV; encoded by the coding sequence ATGAAAGGAAAAATATTATCAGTCAACATAGGCAAAGAAAAAGGTGAAAAGAAAAAAAACATTGGGACATGCCGGTTTATAAAGGATCTGGGTGTTGCCAATGACGCCCATGCAGGTCCCGGGATCAGGCAGGTGAGTTTTCTGGCAAAAGAGAGTATAGAAAAAATACGCCACAGGGGTATTGAAGTAAGTTACGGTGACTTTGCAGAAAACATTACCACAGAAGGAATTGTTCTTCATTTACTGCCCGTCGGCACAAAGCTGAGAATCGGCGAAAGCGCCCTGGTAAGGATTACTCAGATCGGAAAGGAATGTCACGAGAGGTGTAGTATATTTTACCAGGTCGGTGACTGTGTCATGCCGACAGAAGGTATCTTTGCCGAGGTGCTGACAGAGGGAGAGGTTAAAGTAGGGGACCTTATCGAGGTGGTATAA